The Verrucomicrobium spinosum DSM 4136 = JCM 18804 genome includes a region encoding these proteins:
- a CDS encoding TonB-dependent siderophore receptor, translated as MKPRHLLYTSAFALLGLPALAQSTSPAPAAGATELDTVTVSATRDAAVTYTAPVSATGGLKTDTPLLETPQAVSVLSEAIIRDQDATKLEEVIRNVAGVSVGGTYEGWDYYRIRGFDSAFNTFWDGLRNDYGRSPELYGLERVEVIKGPASTLYGQAPLGGLVNLVSKRPKHEFFGELGFSGGTWDRYEGTFDINIPLLVPTSNAIVPPAAKGAKQVQPVAAPTTDSGLGIYARLTALYNNSGSYVDHVDTERVFIAPAITFEWDDTTRLTLLASFMKDTGNNAMPLPAVGTVLHSPFGEVPVSRYLGLPGNGTNEFDFRRYRVGYDFEHEINDVFTIRQNLVYSRMEQDWNDMLYNSHLDPDGRTLYQYPYDYSEKMNRFAVDTALDARFETGSVKHTVTLGVDYYWSESRDRSSQINYDDPGSYFAIDMFRPVYQGTIPGYGFNTASRTEYSNLGFYIQEHARLTDQLTLTLGGRYDKAWYETGAGVEDDKDAFTPKAGLTYEFSPGLAVYANYSRSFKPQWFSTDATGSAVDPEEGENWEAGIKYNLLEGRVTGLLSVYQLTRENVATSNLATPDLFDATVSGEQRSRGFEFETAAELAPGLTLSAAYSYIDAEVTKDNDIPVGTPLQGVPEHSVNAWLKYTVQDGPLKGFGVGVGGRYYSSQSGDTYNTFDLPSYGIVDTALYYERDDFRVQVNFNNVFDKRHFVGAYDALYVLPGKPFNVSASVTWKF; from the coding sequence ATGAAACCACGACACCTTCTTTACACTTCGGCCTTTGCGCTGCTGGGCCTTCCCGCCCTGGCACAAAGCACGTCCCCGGCACCTGCCGCAGGAGCCACGGAACTTGACACCGTCACCGTGTCCGCCACCCGCGACGCCGCCGTCACCTACACCGCTCCGGTGAGCGCCACCGGCGGGCTGAAAACTGACACCCCTCTCCTTGAGACACCCCAGGCCGTCTCAGTCCTCTCTGAGGCCATTATCCGGGATCAAGATGCCACCAAGCTGGAGGAGGTCATCCGCAACGTCGCGGGCGTTTCCGTTGGCGGCACCTACGAAGGCTGGGACTATTACCGCATTCGCGGTTTCGATTCCGCCTTCAACACCTTCTGGGACGGTCTCCGCAACGACTACGGCCGCAGCCCTGAGCTTTATGGCCTGGAGCGGGTGGAAGTGATCAAAGGACCAGCTTCCACCCTCTACGGGCAAGCCCCTCTGGGCGGTCTGGTGAACCTGGTCAGCAAGCGCCCCAAGCACGAGTTCTTTGGCGAACTGGGATTCTCCGGTGGCACTTGGGACCGGTATGAAGGCACGTTCGATATCAACATCCCCCTCCTGGTCCCCACCAGCAATGCGATCGTTCCCCCGGCGGCCAAGGGGGCCAAGCAGGTGCAGCCGGTGGCCGCTCCCACCACGGACTCCGGCCTGGGCATCTACGCCCGCCTGACCGCTCTGTACAACAACTCCGGCTCGTATGTGGACCATGTGGACACGGAGCGCGTCTTCATCGCCCCCGCCATCACGTTCGAGTGGGATGACACCACCCGCCTGACCCTCCTGGCCAGCTTCATGAAGGACACCGGGAACAACGCCATGCCGCTCCCCGCCGTAGGCACCGTCTTGCACAGCCCCTTTGGCGAGGTGCCTGTGAGCCGCTACCTTGGCCTCCCCGGGAACGGCACCAACGAGTTCGACTTCCGCCGTTACCGCGTGGGTTATGACTTCGAGCACGAGATCAATGACGTCTTCACCATCCGCCAGAACCTGGTGTACAGCCGCATGGAGCAGGACTGGAACGACATGCTCTACAACTCCCATCTCGATCCAGATGGCCGCACCCTCTACCAGTACCCGTACGACTACTCGGAGAAGATGAACCGCTTCGCCGTGGATACGGCGCTCGATGCCCGGTTCGAGACGGGTTCGGTGAAACACACGGTCACCCTGGGGGTGGACTACTACTGGTCTGAGTCCCGGGACCGGTCCAGCCAGATCAACTATGACGATCCCGGCTCGTACTTCGCGATCGACATGTTCCGCCCCGTTTACCAGGGCACCATCCCCGGTTACGGCTTCAACACCGCCAGCCGTACGGAGTACTCCAACCTGGGCTTCTACATCCAGGAGCACGCCAGGCTCACGGACCAGCTCACGCTGACGCTCGGCGGCCGCTATGACAAGGCCTGGTATGAAACCGGTGCCGGAGTGGAGGATGACAAGGACGCCTTCACCCCCAAGGCCGGCCTCACCTATGAGTTCAGCCCCGGCCTTGCCGTCTATGCCAACTACAGCCGCTCCTTCAAGCCGCAGTGGTTCTCCACTGACGCCACCGGCTCTGCCGTGGATCCCGAGGAAGGTGAAAACTGGGAGGCGGGCATCAAGTACAACCTGCTGGAAGGGCGCGTCACCGGCCTGCTCTCCGTGTACCAGCTGACCCGTGAGAATGTCGCCACCTCGAACCTCGCCACCCCGGATCTCTTCGACGCCACTGTTAGCGGTGAGCAGCGCAGCCGTGGCTTCGAGTTCGAAACCGCGGCCGAGCTGGCCCCGGGACTGACGCTCAGCGCCGCCTACTCCTACATCGATGCCGAGGTCACCAAGGACAACGACATCCCGGTGGGCACCCCGCTCCAGGGCGTGCCGGAACACTCCGTGAATGCCTGGCTGAAATACACCGTGCAGGACGGCCCTCTCAAGGGCTTCGGCGTGGGCGTGGGCGGCCGCTACTACAGCAGCCAGTCCGGCGACACGTACAACACGTTTGACCTCCCCAGCTACGGCATCGTGGACACCGCCCTCTACTACGAGCGCGATGACTTCCGTGTGCAGGTTAACTTCAACAACGTGTTCGACAAGCGGCACTTCGTAGGCGCCTATGACGCCCTGTACGTGCTCCC
- a CDS encoding lipase family protein — MDADSALAVLPAPTPENLYPPCRHAGFFAYGESYPFQSAAADFSLVNASWLADASLLAYDPEEGYLSEVWGQAGFRQVQVLDGRSSRVVVAAGPDAIIVAFRGTQVFWPGRPAAFGAVMADWLTDARTGLVASGHGGEVHEGFKAALDQVWQPLHEVAEKLCSEHPGRTLWVTGHSLGGALASLAAQRWAERVAGVYTYGSPLVGDEGFSRRFAAPCHRFVHQADLVTEVPLFGLRLALPSGWSRYAHVGVRHWIDAGGRLHVGHVEDSGPPTSLAEEVTALFRDKLTGTALALQHHAPLYYALRLRQNLELRRWPASGLPAPGKDRMQGPPP, encoded by the coding sequence ATGGATGCCGATTCCGCTCTGGCGGTGCTGCCTGCGCCTACCCCCGAAAATCTGTACCCGCCCTGTCGTCACGCGGGTTTTTTCGCCTACGGGGAGAGCTACCCCTTCCAGTCAGCGGCGGCGGATTTCAGTCTGGTGAATGCCTCCTGGCTGGCAGATGCGTCCCTGCTGGCGTATGACCCTGAGGAGGGCTACCTGAGTGAGGTCTGGGGGCAGGCAGGGTTTCGTCAGGTGCAGGTGCTGGATGGCCGCAGCTCGAGAGTGGTGGTTGCAGCGGGGCCGGATGCCATCATCGTGGCCTTTCGCGGCACCCAGGTGTTTTGGCCGGGGAGGCCCGCCGCCTTTGGTGCGGTCATGGCGGACTGGCTCACGGATGCACGCACCGGCCTGGTGGCCAGCGGTCACGGTGGGGAGGTGCACGAGGGTTTCAAGGCGGCGCTGGATCAGGTGTGGCAGCCACTGCACGAGGTGGCGGAGAAGCTCTGCAGCGAACATCCCGGGCGCACCCTCTGGGTCACGGGTCACAGCCTGGGTGGAGCGCTGGCCTCCCTGGCGGCGCAGCGCTGGGCAGAACGGGTTGCAGGAGTTTACACCTACGGTTCGCCCCTGGTGGGGGACGAGGGGTTCAGCCGCAGGTTCGCGGCCCCCTGTCACCGGTTTGTGCACCAGGCGGACCTCGTCACGGAGGTGCCGCTGTTTGGGCTGCGGCTGGCGCTTCCGAGCGGTTGGTCGCGCTACGCGCACGTGGGCGTCCGCCATTGGATCGATGCAGGCGGGCGTCTGCATGTGGGGCATGTGGAGGACTCCGGACCGCCGACGTCGCTGGCGGAGGAGGTGACGGCACTTTTCCGTGACAAACTCACCGGCACGGCACTGGCCCTGCAGCACCATGCTCCGCTGTACTACGCGCTCCGGCTGCGTCAAAACCTCGAACTCAGGAGGTGGCCCGCATCGGGGCTGCCGGCTCCAGGGAAAGATCGGATGCAGGGACCTCCACCCTGA
- a CDS encoding pyridoxamine 5'-phosphate oxidase family protein, translating into MNTSPDFSFDETSFDIEDSGDLLGLVRSLINGQHPGVLATTDDTGQPQMRWMSTLSFGDFPVFHTLTAANSRKVEQIRNNPRVSWMFFNKDLSMTLHLRGQARIIEDPATLKHVWSSVEDKTHTYFLNEYSHRPGFVAIETTVESIECSSPASGLRVEVPASDLSLEPAAPMRATS; encoded by the coding sequence ATGAACACGTCCCCTGATTTCAGCTTCGATGAAACCTCTTTCGACATCGAAGACAGCGGCGACCTCCTCGGCCTCGTCCGAAGCCTGATCAACGGCCAGCACCCCGGCGTCCTCGCCACCACGGATGACACCGGCCAGCCGCAGATGCGCTGGATGTCCACCCTGTCTTTTGGTGACTTCCCCGTCTTCCACACCCTGACTGCGGCAAACTCGCGGAAGGTCGAGCAGATCCGGAACAACCCGCGGGTGAGCTGGATGTTCTTCAACAAGGACCTCAGCATGACCCTGCATCTCAGGGGGCAGGCCCGGATCATCGAGGATCCGGCCACGCTCAAGCATGTCTGGAGTTCCGTGGAGGACAAGACCCACACTTATTTCCTCAACGAATACTCCCACCGCCCCGGCTTCGTGGCCATCGAGACCACGGTGGAATCCATCGAGTGCAGCTCCCCCGCCAGCGGCCTCAGGGTGGAGGTCCCTGCATCCGATCTTTCCCTGGAGCCGGCAGCCCCGATGCGGGCCACCTCCTGA
- a CDS encoding AAA family ATPase — translation MRIHESNASLTSSMSNRPGPSPQELETEQAAEVITPEAVKECREIYSAIQKELAKVIVGQTKVVEEILISIFTRSHALLVGVPGLAKTLLISTLAETLHLSFRRIQFTPDLMPSDITGTEVIYQDQASGSKQFKFLEGPLFANIILADEINRTPPKTQAAMLEAMQERRVTVGGVTRPLPQPFFVLATQNPLEQEGTYPLPEAQLDRFLFLIHVGYPSEEEELEVMKRGSGVQTEKPQAVLDGDTITRVQNVIKAIPVADHVFRYARQLVRSTRPKEEGALPFCSKYLTFGAGPRASLGLITAAKAHAVINGQVYAGCENVAAVAPSILRHRIAPNFSAQSEGITPDVVIAKLLAETPKHEA, via the coding sequence ATGCGTATTCATGAATCCAACGCCAGCCTGACCTCCAGCATGTCCAACCGCCCCGGCCCCTCTCCCCAAGAACTGGAAACTGAACAGGCGGCGGAGGTGATCACGCCCGAAGCGGTAAAGGAGTGCCGCGAGATCTACTCAGCCATTCAGAAGGAGCTGGCGAAGGTGATCGTCGGCCAGACCAAGGTGGTGGAGGAGATCCTCATCTCCATCTTCACCCGCAGTCATGCCCTGCTGGTGGGCGTGCCGGGGCTGGCGAAGACGCTGCTCATCTCCACTCTGGCAGAGACGCTGCACCTTTCCTTCCGCCGCATTCAGTTCACGCCGGATCTGATGCCGAGTGACATCACCGGTACAGAGGTGATCTACCAGGATCAGGCCAGCGGGAGCAAGCAGTTCAAGTTTCTGGAAGGACCGCTCTTTGCCAACATCATCCTGGCAGACGAGATCAACCGCACACCGCCCAAGACGCAGGCAGCCATGCTGGAAGCGATGCAGGAGCGTCGAGTGACCGTGGGTGGCGTGACCCGACCGCTGCCCCAGCCGTTCTTTGTGCTGGCCACGCAGAACCCCCTGGAACAGGAGGGCACCTACCCGCTGCCAGAAGCGCAGCTCGATCGCTTCCTGTTCCTCATTCACGTGGGTTATCCCAGCGAGGAAGAGGAGCTGGAGGTGATGAAGCGCGGCTCAGGGGTTCAGACAGAGAAACCTCAGGCCGTGCTGGACGGGGACACCATCACCCGGGTGCAGAATGTGATCAAAGCCATCCCGGTGGCGGACCATGTCTTCCGGTATGCCCGGCAGTTGGTGCGCAGCACGCGCCCGAAGGAGGAAGGGGCTCTGCCATTCTGCAGCAAGTATCTCACCTTCGGCGCTGGCCCCCGCGCCAGCCTGGGACTGATCACGGCGGCCAAGGCGCACGCAGTGATCAACGGTCAGGTGTACGCCGGGTGTGAAAACGTCGCGGCGGTGGCCCCCTCCATCCTGCGGCATCGCATTGCACCGAACTTCTCCGCGCAGAGCGAGGGCATCACGCCGGATGTGGTGATTGCCAAATTGCTCGCGGAGACTCCCAAACACGAGGCCTGA
- a CDS encoding DUF58 domain-containing protein, whose translation MSRELLDAEAVSQGESLGLMARRIVEGYRVGEHRSPYHGFAIEFAQHREYTAGDDTRHLDWKILGRTDRYYIKQYEQDTNFITHLVVDGSASMNYHSPAADGSRRLSKLEYAKVLAACLAYVILHQRDAVALALVDREVREYLRRTDSLQRLPLILDRLARFQGSKETSLGVALDQVAAEARRRGIAMIFSDLFDDEEALFKGMEKLSYSGQELVVFHVLDPHELTFPFDGTWRFRNLEGADEIQTSPADFRESYLKNYQAFRDRIKAACDRFQAHYVLVDTSRSVAETLSGYLAFRSSVRRRK comes from the coding sequence ATGAGCCGGGAGCTGCTGGATGCGGAGGCGGTATCGCAGGGTGAGTCGCTCGGGCTCATGGCCCGGCGCATCGTCGAGGGCTATCGCGTGGGGGAGCATCGCTCTCCCTACCACGGCTTTGCCATCGAGTTTGCCCAGCACCGGGAATACACCGCCGGAGATGACACCCGGCACCTCGACTGGAAAATCCTGGGGCGCACGGACCGCTACTACATCAAGCAGTACGAGCAGGACACGAACTTCATCACCCATCTGGTGGTGGATGGCAGTGCCTCCATGAACTACCACTCCCCGGCCGCTGATGGCAGCCGCCGGCTCAGCAAGCTGGAGTATGCCAAGGTCCTGGCGGCCTGCCTGGCCTATGTGATCCTCCACCAGCGGGATGCGGTGGCGCTGGCGCTGGTGGATCGCGAGGTGAGGGAATACCTGCGCCGTACGGACAGTCTGCAGCGCCTGCCACTGATCCTGGACCGGCTGGCGCGATTTCAAGGGTCTAAGGAAACCAGCCTGGGTGTGGCCCTGGATCAAGTGGCCGCCGAGGCCCGCCGACGCGGGATCGCCATGATCTTCAGCGATCTCTTTGATGATGAAGAGGCGCTTTTCAAGGGCATGGAAAAGCTCTCCTACAGCGGCCAGGAGCTGGTCGTCTTCCACGTGCTGGATCCGCACGAGCTGACGTTCCCCTTTGACGGCACCTGGCGTTTTCGGAATCTGGAGGGGGCCGATGAGATCCAGACGTCTCCAGCCGATTTCAGGGAGTCGTACTTGAAGAACTACCAGGCCTTCCGCGACCGGATCAAGGCCGCCTGCGACCGTTTTCAGGCCCACTACGTGCTGGTGGACACGAGCCGGAGCGTGGCGGAGACGCTGAGCGGTTACCTGGCCTTTCGCAGCTCGGTGAGGAGGAGGAAGTAA
- a CDS encoding BatA domain-containing protein — MNFLAPLMLAGLAAVSLPVLMHLMNRFRARTTDWAAMRFLEISVRRNERRVRLEDLFLLLLRCLLVVLAVLAFAQPVLKGPPAAGSDAKGPVAAVILLDHSASMAQSTGAETRFDQARKSIRSWLDEHESGSMAALFLVSNRTESLMARPEPQFALIRSLLDQAEVTDRGSELVQGIRLACEALQGVSGLPREVHVYTDGQATAWLKSEELHRVAEAHPDVLIKPVWIGGAAAGNLAVVSLKAEGGMPAVRQPCRFLVEVANYGAAPAENVRVTLALDGGAPAAEAMIPQIAPGGTQAVGLVLTFPEAGYHSVAAAIPPDALAADNTRTAAIEVAAQMNVLIVEEDHAGPAMDRDGYFLANALVPTARERAARYYLGAEFVSPASLVAELQNENNLATQAVFLCNLGPVSASVTNALRQFVKSGGNLVVFPGPRTFVEEWQANAAFWDLLPAALEAPAADDPARPPVAWQSSGLTHPVTAFWNDSAQGNLGGIKFHRYFPLKLKTPRTEAPEKSAAPATAEEEKVPTSEPRVISRLVNNEPSVVEWGFGEGNVVLFNSTATPDWNNLPLHPAFVPYLQRLMGHFNRKNESRLVLAPGDTFRKPVAIEWDGREFAVQGPGFREPRSAGRVVSDDSGAFLRFAGTDRAGAYRVTVAGEPAAMFAVQMAAQESDLRLVDQEKIKTALTVTRAPGTPVPATQLVVKQEFWTPLMWLVGAFFLIEAFFAHRLSRARSA, encoded by the coding sequence ATGAATTTCCTCGCTCCCCTCATGCTCGCCGGGCTCGCGGCGGTTTCCCTGCCGGTGCTGATGCACCTCATGAACCGCTTCCGCGCCAGAACGACGGACTGGGCGGCCATGCGGTTCCTGGAAATCAGCGTGCGGCGCAATGAACGGCGGGTGCGGCTGGAGGATCTGTTTCTGCTGCTGCTCCGCTGCCTGCTGGTGGTGCTGGCGGTGCTGGCCTTTGCCCAGCCGGTGTTGAAAGGGCCGCCTGCCGCAGGGAGCGATGCAAAGGGGCCGGTGGCGGCAGTGATCCTGCTGGACCACTCTGCCAGCATGGCCCAGAGCACGGGGGCGGAGACGCGCTTTGACCAGGCCCGCAAGTCGATCCGCTCCTGGCTGGACGAGCATGAAAGCGGCTCGATGGCGGCGTTGTTTTTGGTCTCGAACCGCACGGAATCGCTCATGGCCCGGCCGGAGCCCCAGTTTGCCCTGATCCGGAGCTTGCTGGATCAGGCGGAGGTGACGGACCGGGGCAGTGAGTTGGTACAGGGCATCAGACTGGCGTGTGAAGCGCTCCAGGGGGTGTCCGGCCTGCCCCGGGAGGTGCACGTGTACACGGATGGGCAGGCCACGGCCTGGCTGAAGTCTGAGGAACTGCACCGCGTGGCGGAGGCGCATCCGGACGTGCTGATCAAGCCGGTATGGATCGGCGGCGCGGCCGCGGGTAATCTGGCAGTTGTTTCCTTGAAAGCAGAAGGGGGCATGCCCGCGGTGCGGCAGCCCTGCCGGTTCCTCGTGGAGGTGGCCAACTATGGGGCGGCCCCGGCGGAGAACGTGCGGGTGACCCTGGCGCTGGACGGCGGCGCGCCGGCGGCGGAGGCCATGATCCCCCAGATCGCCCCCGGAGGCACGCAGGCCGTGGGCCTGGTGCTGACCTTCCCGGAGGCGGGCTATCACTCCGTGGCGGCAGCCATTCCTCCAGATGCCCTGGCGGCGGACAATACACGGACGGCGGCCATCGAGGTGGCGGCACAGATGAACGTGCTCATCGTGGAGGAGGATCATGCAGGACCCGCCATGGACCGGGATGGTTATTTCCTGGCCAACGCGCTGGTGCCCACGGCGCGGGAGAGGGCGGCGCGCTACTATCTGGGGGCGGAGTTTGTCAGTCCCGCCAGCCTTGTCGCGGAGTTGCAGAATGAAAACAACCTTGCCACCCAGGCCGTGTTTCTCTGCAATCTGGGGCCGGTGTCGGCCAGCGTCACGAATGCGCTCCGCCAGTTTGTGAAAAGTGGGGGCAACCTGGTGGTGTTTCCCGGTCCACGGACCTTTGTTGAGGAGTGGCAGGCCAATGCGGCGTTCTGGGATCTGCTGCCTGCTGCATTGGAGGCTCCCGCGGCGGATGACCCGGCCCGGCCCCCGGTGGCCTGGCAGTCCAGCGGGCTCACTCATCCCGTGACCGCGTTTTGGAATGACAGCGCCCAGGGAAATCTGGGCGGCATCAAGTTTCATCGATACTTCCCGCTCAAGCTCAAGACACCCCGCACGGAGGCTCCGGAAAAGTCTGCGGCCCCAGCGACTGCGGAGGAGGAAAAGGTGCCGACGAGCGAACCGCGTGTGATCAGCCGGCTGGTGAACAACGAGCCATCGGTGGTGGAGTGGGGCTTTGGTGAGGGGAACGTGGTGCTGTTCAACAGCACGGCCACGCCAGACTGGAACAACCTGCCGTTGCACCCCGCGTTTGTGCCCTACCTGCAGCGGCTCATGGGCCACTTCAACCGGAAGAACGAGTCGCGTCTGGTGCTGGCGCCCGGGGACACTTTCCGCAAGCCCGTCGCCATAGAGTGGGACGGCAGGGAGTTTGCCGTGCAGGGGCCTGGTTTCCGCGAACCGCGGTCCGCCGGGCGGGTGGTATCGGACGACAGCGGGGCCTTTCTCCGCTTCGCTGGCACGGACCGCGCGGGAGCTTATCGGGTGACGGTGGCTGGCGAACCAGCGGCGATGTTCGCCGTGCAGATGGCCGCGCAGGAGTCGGATTTGCGGCTGGTGGACCAGGAGAAGATCAAGACGGCGCTGACGGTCACGCGGGCCCCCGGTACGCCGGTGCCCGCCACACAGCTGGTGGTGAAGCAGGAGTTCTGGACCCCGCTGATGTGGCTGGTGGGGGCCTTTTTCCTGATTGAAGCCTTTTTTGCCCATCGCCTCAGCCGGGCCCGATCAGCATGA
- a CDS encoding DUF4175 family protein — MSTETAPQRPTAASRPELPVAIGRMLDRVRWREAGLQAAVGPLLVLAVLVLGWVIQVWVDRHLDLSLPVRRSLLGLEVVTAVIALYFLALRPLMRLRSRRQAAHLVEGLRPQFRSSLISAVELTSPHGAVETAPQSRALVAQMLEDVSVEVGRSDLAGELFRTDRVKRWGWVLMAALVLAGGLWLTQRPLSTLLVQRLFLSSVVLPGDTTVVSLTGDLRLDPGMDARLSARAEGRVPTAGRLVVIYPGGQQDLVEVPASAEDGAVFTHTVKNVRGSFHYRFELNDGVGPEHRVTVVIPPALKEIRFTQIYPAYTGLPETRMAPSALRLLHGSKLRLDAVATLPLESAVLEITGAESRPLAVTGEDRTALTVELPVPARGWTGLSLHLESADGTPSVNDPVCRVEIVTDQPPMVALLQPKKDRLSLLPRDKVPLAFRVTDDYGLKRLVLQYRIFRPGLSELSVATEKGSVEVEFPEGEKAFMHKLEWDLGRMVPPLTPGCRVTCWMEAEDNNTVTGPSVAKSLEKLIDIVTEEQKRLELLELLGERARAIEKLYDMQRATNEKTDQSIR, encoded by the coding sequence ATGAGCACTGAAACCGCACCGCAACGACCCACTGCTGCCAGCAGGCCTGAGCTGCCCGTGGCCATCGGTCGCATGCTGGACCGCGTGCGCTGGCGGGAGGCCGGGCTGCAGGCGGCGGTGGGGCCGTTGTTGGTGCTGGCGGTGCTCGTGCTGGGGTGGGTGATTCAGGTGTGGGTGGACCGGCATCTCGATCTGTCCCTGCCGGTGCGGCGCTCTCTGTTGGGGCTGGAGGTGGTGACGGCGGTCATTGCTCTCTATTTCCTCGCTCTGCGGCCGCTGATGCGTCTGCGCTCCCGGCGGCAGGCAGCACACCTGGTGGAGGGGTTGCGCCCGCAGTTCCGCTCGTCGTTGATTTCTGCGGTGGAGCTGACCTCACCGCACGGCGCGGTGGAAACGGCTCCCCAGTCCCGGGCGCTCGTGGCGCAGATGTTGGAGGACGTCTCTGTAGAAGTGGGGCGGTCCGATCTGGCGGGGGAGCTGTTTCGAACCGACCGGGTGAAGCGGTGGGGGTGGGTCTTGATGGCCGCGTTGGTGTTGGCTGGTGGGCTCTGGCTGACGCAACGGCCGCTATCTACGCTGCTGGTGCAGCGGCTGTTCCTCTCCAGCGTGGTGTTGCCTGGCGATACCACGGTGGTGTCGCTTACTGGGGACCTGCGCCTGGATCCGGGTATGGATGCTCGACTGAGTGCCCGGGCGGAAGGCCGCGTGCCAACGGCGGGACGGCTGGTGGTGATTTATCCCGGTGGCCAGCAGGATCTGGTGGAGGTGCCTGCCTCTGCGGAAGATGGAGCCGTCTTCACCCACACGGTCAAAAATGTGCGGGGCTCGTTTCACTACCGGTTTGAGCTGAATGACGGCGTCGGTCCGGAGCATCGGGTGACGGTGGTCATCCCGCCCGCGCTGAAGGAGATCCGCTTCACCCAGATCTATCCTGCCTACACGGGGCTGCCAGAGACGCGCATGGCCCCCTCTGCCTTGCGACTGCTGCACGGTTCCAAGCTGCGCTTGGACGCGGTCGCAACCCTGCCTTTGGAATCGGCGGTTCTTGAAATAACGGGCGCAGAGTCGCGACCGCTGGCTGTCACGGGAGAAGATCGCACGGCCCTGACGGTTGAGCTCCCGGTGCCGGCCCGTGGCTGGACCGGGCTGAGCCTGCACCTCGAGAGCGCGGATGGCACCCCGTCCGTGAACGATCCGGTGTGCCGGGTGGAGATCGTGACGGACCAGCCTCCGATGGTGGCGCTGCTGCAGCCGAAGAAGGACCGTTTGAGTTTGTTGCCCCGGGACAAGGTGCCGCTCGCGTTTCGTGTGACGGACGACTACGGCTTGAAGCGGCTGGTCCTGCAGTACCGCATTTTCCGCCCGGGCCTGAGTGAACTGAGCGTGGCCACGGAGAAGGGCAGCGTGGAGGTGGAGTTCCCTGAGGGCGAAAAAGCCTTCATGCACAAGCTGGAGTGGGACCTCGGCCGCATGGTGCCGCCACTCACTCCGGGATGCCGGGTGACCTGCTGGATGGAGGCGGAGGACAACAACACGGTGACCGGACCTTCCGTTGCGAAGAGCCTCGAGAAGCTCATCGACATTGTGACCGAGGAGCAGAAGCGCCTGGAGCTGCTGGAACTCCTGGGTGAACGCGCCCGCGCCATTGAGAAGCTCTATGACATGCAGCGGGCCACCAATGAGAAGACGGACCAGTCCATTCGCTAG
- a CDS encoding GlsB/YeaQ/YmgE family stress response membrane protein: MSFIWMLIIGLIVGAVAKLLMPGKDPGGIFITMVIGVVGSFLAGFLGRTLGWYNEGEPVGFIASVIGAVLLLVLYRMVTGRRRMA; encoded by the coding sequence ATGTCATTCATCTGGATGTTGATCATCGGCCTTATCGTAGGAGCAGTCGCCAAGCTTCTCATGCCCGGCAAAGACCCCGGCGGAATCTTTATCACCATGGTGATCGGCGTCGTGGGCTCCTTTCTCGCTGGCTTTCTGGGCCGGACGCTGGGGTGGTACAATGAAGGTGAACCGGTGGGGTTCATCGCCTCCGTGATCGGGGCTGTTTTACTGCTGGTCCTCTACCGGATGGTGACAGGCAGACGCCGGATGGCTTAG